The Methanolacinia petrolearia DSM 11571 genome has a segment encoding these proteins:
- a CDS encoding DUF47 domain-containing protein — protein sequence MGLRDMLVPNDDRFFDLFERQAVVLKKASAHLLNTFESFEDVKNKCHKMKNYEHQGDEITHDIYQLLNKSFVTPIEPEDISRLAKVLDDILDHIDDTSSKMYFYGITEADHYMVDLAKLIDSQANEIEDVIKEMRNFKNIEMIEEKCIEINRLENLADEILGNALRELFLSDDAKKIIKNKDIYETLEIATDKCEEVANVLFDLAIKHS from the coding sequence TTGGGTTTAAGAGACATGCTTGTCCCCAATGATGACAGATTTTTTGACCTCTTTGAAAGACAGGCTGTTGTACTGAAGAAGGCTTCTGCACATCTCCTGAATACTTTTGAATCTTTTGAGGATGTCAAGAACAAATGCCACAAGATGAAGAATTACGAACACCAGGGCGACGAAATTACACACGACATCTACCAGCTCTTAAACAAGAGTTTTGTAACGCCGATAGAGCCTGAAGACATATCCCGGCTTGCCAAGGTTCTTGACGATATCCTCGATCATATAGACGATACCTCAAGCAAGATGTACTTCTACGGGATAACCGAGGCAGATCATTACATGGTCGATCTTGCAAAGCTCATCGACAGCCAGGCGAACGAGATCGAGGATGTTATTAAGGAGATGAGGAATTTCAAGAACATCGAAATGATCGAGGAGAAATGCATAGAGATAAACCGCCTTGAAAATCTCGCGGACGAGATTCTCGGAAATGCACTTCGCGAACTGTTCCTCTCCGACGATGCCAAGAAGATTATTAAGAACAAGGACATCTATGAGACACTGGAAATCGCTACCGACAAGTGCGAAGAAGTGGCGAACGTCCTCTTTGACCTTGCAATAAAACATTCCTGA
- a CDS encoding amidohydrolase family protein, whose protein sequence is MTNEDPDIFGGGSSVLLVNVIVNGKKGSIYIDESGKIGETCEGTNAGLKSEAEFIIDGNGAIATPGFTNTHTHAAMSLLRGYADDMHLQQWLSEKIWPLEAHLTGEDVYRGTELACIEMIRSGTIAFNDMYFFMDQAAKAVDEMGMKAVLCHGFIDFGDEAKRESEIKATEALYSHVKGMNNPRIKMATGPHAPYTVSREGLTWCSEFSKEKDVHLHIHLSETETEVKECIEQHGKKPAELLEECGCLTNKTIAAHCCWLDDAECELLGKYGVSPSHNPASNMKLAGGRAMPYQKLLDAGANPTLGTDGCSSNNNLDILEEVKFAALLQKFFWNSDTVLPANEAYDMITSAGAKALGFGPGRIEKGAPADIVLIRTDVACNTPLYNPVSNIIYSCGSNAVDTVICDGRVLMHENTIPGEEEILKKASETAFDLVRRKEDAG, encoded by the coding sequence ATGACGAACGAAGATCCTGATATATTCGGCGGCGGGAGCTCAGTCCTGCTCGTAAACGTAATAGTGAACGGAAAGAAGGGCAGTATATACATCGACGAATCGGGCAAAATAGGTGAGACCTGCGAGGGAACAAACGCAGGACTCAAATCCGAGGCCGAATTCATCATCGATGGAAACGGTGCGATCGCAACGCCGGGTTTCACGAATACACACACCCATGCGGCGATGTCCCTCCTGAGAGGATATGCGGACGACATGCACCTCCAGCAATGGCTGAGTGAGAAGATCTGGCCGCTCGAAGCACACCTGACCGGCGAAGACGTCTACCGGGGAACGGAGCTCGCCTGCATCGAGATGATCCGGTCAGGGACGATCGCGTTCAACGACATGTATTTCTTTATGGACCAGGCCGCAAAGGCGGTCGATGAGATGGGAATGAAGGCGGTCTTGTGCCACGGGTTCATCGATTTCGGTGACGAAGCGAAGAGGGAGTCCGAGATAAAAGCCACCGAGGCACTCTACTCGCACGTCAAAGGCATGAACAACCCGAGGATCAAAATGGCGACCGGCCCCCACGCCCCTTACACCGTTTCGAGGGAGGGCCTTACATGGTGCTCGGAATTTTCGAAGGAGAAGGACGTCCACCTCCATATACACCTGAGCGAGACCGAGACCGAGGTGAAGGAATGCATCGAGCAGCACGGAAAGAAACCTGCCGAACTCCTCGAAGAATGCGGCTGTCTTACGAACAAGACGATCGCCGCACACTGCTGCTGGCTCGACGATGCCGAATGTGAACTGCTCGGGAAATACGGAGTATCGCCGTCGCATAATCCCGCATCGAACATGAAGCTTGCCGGGGGAAGGGCGATGCCATACCAGAAGCTCCTCGATGCCGGTGCGAATCCTACGCTCGGAACAGACGGGTGTTCGTCGAACAACAACCTCGACATCCTTGAAGAGGTCAAATTCGCTGCACTGCTCCAGAAATTCTTCTGGAACTCGGATACAGTTCTCCCTGCAAACGAGGCATACGATATGATCACCTCGGCGGGTGCAAAGGCCCTCGGCTTCGGGCCGGGAAGGATCGAAAAGGGAGCGCCCGCGGACATCGTCTTGATCAGGACCGATGTAGCGTGCAACACCCCGCTCTACAACCCTGTCTCGAACATTATCTACTCGTGCGGTTCGAATGCCGTCGATACTGTCATCTGCGACGGAAGAGTTCTCATGCACGAGAATACGATCCCCGGCGAAGAGGAGATCCTGAAGAAGGCCTCTGAAACCGCCTTCGATCTCGTGAGGAGAAAGGAAGATGCAGGGTAA
- a CDS encoding PGF-CTERM sorting domain-containing protein, with the protein MNTKNRLIIFVFIFFLLASSVSAVVTTKETTTDGDDPWIRITANSYYYTSNQFTISGTTNLPVDDNLIVEIVSTSFSTGKKSEGEEYSGLSEVVKVVEGDSDNKWSINVDPSGFIPDEYDVRIESVERDSTAATTFELLGEVTASKTSTATLTPPTTTTTPGFGALVSLIALGTAAALFLRKE; encoded by the coding sequence ATGAATACAAAAAACCGTTTAATCATATTCGTATTCATTTTCTTTTTGCTTGCATCCTCTGTATCTGCAGTAGTGACAACAAAAGAAACAACAACCGATGGTGATGATCCGTGGATACGGATCACTGCGAACAGTTATTACTACACCAGTAATCAGTTCACAATTTCAGGAACCACGAATCTCCCTGTGGACGATAACCTCATCGTTGAAATAGTGTCCACGTCATTCTCAACGGGAAAGAAATCAGAGGGCGAAGAGTACAGCGGACTGTCGGAGGTGGTCAAAGTTGTTGAAGGTGATTCAGACAACAAATGGTCCATAAACGTCGATCCATCAGGGTTCATACCTGATGAATACGATGTCAGAATTGAATCCGTAGAAAGAGATTCAACAGCGGCGACAACATTCGAATTACTGGGGGAAGTTACGGCAAGTAAAACTTCAACCGCTACCTTAACCCCGCCGACGACGACAACAACACCTGGATTCGGGGCACTCGTCTCATTGATCGCACTGGGAACGGCAGCCGCACTCTTCCTCAGGAAGGAATAA
- a CDS encoding nucleotidyltransferase family protein yields MKYDKNFEELCRKYKVSEMFIFGSAIRSDFDPEKSDIDIMVSFRKMTPAEHADSYFGLLEELEKYFGCNIDLLEKEAVKNPYLKKNIDESGVMVYASA; encoded by the coding sequence TTGAAATACGATAAAAATTTCGAAGAATTGTGCCGTAAATATAAAGTATCCGAGATGTTTATCTTCGGATCTGCAATTCGTTCCGATTTTGATCCTGAAAAAAGCGACATTGACATTATGGTTTCATTTAGGAAAATGACACCAGCTGAACATGCCGATTCATATTTCGGCCTTTTGGAAGAGCTTGAAAAGTATTTTGGCTGCAATATCGATCTCCTTGAAAAAGAGGCTGTCAAAAACCCTTATCTCAAGAAAAATATTGACGAGTCAGGAGTAATGGTCTATGCCTCAGCATGA
- a CDS encoding transglutaminase-like domain-containing protein, giving the protein MPHSFDINASVVTAKASDVLSAGTGICHAKANLLAAFLRSAEIPAGFCYQHLTLADDDSHGYCVHCYNAIFPDDHWIFLDARGNKEGVNAQFSPGEPVLAFPCRKEYDEYFWYGIYASPQMHIMKMLESSKTIPNVYPGI; this is encoded by the coding sequence ATCCCGCACAGCTTTGATATCAACGCTTCAGTGGTAACGGCGAAGGCGTCGGATGTCCTTTCGGCTGGAACCGGAATATGCCATGCGAAGGCAAATCTTCTTGCTGCCTTTCTCAGGAGTGCTGAGATTCCGGCGGGATTCTGCTACCAGCACTTAACACTCGCAGACGATGATTCTCATGGTTACTGCGTGCACTGCTACAATGCGATTTTTCCCGACGATCACTGGATCTTCCTTGATGCCCGCGGCAATAAAGAGGGAGTGAATGCACAGTTTTCACCGGGTGAGCCGGTCCTTGCTTTTCCGTGCCGCAAAGAGTATGATGAATATTTCTGGTACGGGATCTATGCTTCGCCGCAGATGCATATCATGAAGATGCTGGAGTCTTCAAAAACGATACCTAATGTATATCCGGGAATATGA
- a CDS encoding nicotinate phosphoribosyltransferase, with the protein MGIFHTVDDNEIKSGENTDIYFVRTSDILALEGKNPVVTVEITAQNLPDEWGVFCGLDDALSLLEGLPVDVYAMPEGSIFYRGEPVIRISGHYRDFAKYETSLLGFICHASGIATSAAIIKACAAQRPVYSFGSRRQHPAISRMIERSAWVGGVDGASSTSAPAGIPLAGTMPHAFVMCFEKPLDAWLAFDRHAPGDVPRVMLCDTYCDEKREALDAAKAGASAVRLDTPSSRKGDMRQILEEVRWELDINGFPDVGIFLSGGLTADDILKYRDIVDAFGVGGSIANAQVIDFSLDIVEIEEKIYSKRGKKSGVKEVYEFDNGDHLLLPKGVTPPEDAKPMIKIFIKDGQILTKPDMQKSRARVLSSIENMI; encoded by the coding sequence ATGGGAATCTTTCATACTGTTGATGACAACGAGATAAAGTCAGGCGAAAATACCGATATATACTTCGTCAGGACATCAGACATCCTTGCCCTCGAGGGAAAGAACCCGGTAGTCACCGTTGAGATTACCGCCCAGAACCTGCCGGACGAATGGGGTGTCTTCTGCGGCCTGGACGACGCCCTCTCGCTTCTCGAAGGGCTTCCCGTAGATGTCTACGCAATGCCTGAGGGGAGTATCTTCTACCGCGGCGAGCCGGTGATCAGGATCTCCGGCCATTACCGTGATTTTGCGAAATACGAGACATCACTCCTGGGATTCATCTGCCACGCCTCGGGGATCGCGACATCTGCGGCGATAATAAAGGCCTGTGCAGCCCAGAGACCGGTATACTCGTTCGGTTCGAGAAGACAGCACCCGGCGATATCGCGGATGATAGAGAGATCGGCATGGGTCGGCGGAGTGGACGGTGCAAGCAGCACGAGTGCGCCGGCGGGAATTCCGCTCGCAGGGACGATGCCCCACGCCTTTGTCATGTGCTTTGAAAAGCCTCTCGACGCATGGCTCGCGTTCGATCGCCATGCTCCGGGCGACGTTCCCCGCGTGATGCTCTGCGATACATACTGTGACGAGAAGAGAGAGGCGCTCGATGCGGCAAAGGCTGGTGCTTCGGCGGTCCGCCTCGATACACCCTCATCGCGTAAAGGGGATATGAGGCAGATCCTCGAGGAGGTTCGCTGGGAGCTGGATATAAACGGATTTCCGGATGTCGGGATCTTTCTCTCCGGCGGGCTTACTGCCGACGACATCCTGAAGTACAGGGACATAGTGGATGCATTCGGTGTCGGCGGTTCGATCGCCAATGCACAGGTCATCGATTTTTCGCTCGATATCGTCGAGATAGAAGAGAAGATCTACTCGAAGAGAGGCAAGAAGAGCGGAGTCAAGGAGGTTTACGAGTTTGATAACGGCGACCACCTGCTCCTGCCGAAAGGAGTGACTCCGCCCGAAGATGCAAAACCGATGATTAAAATATTCATAAAAGACGGCCAGATTCTTACAAAGCCGGATATGCAGAAGTCGAGAGCCCGCGTGCTCTCTTCAATAGAAAATATGATATGA
- a CDS encoding MTAP family purine nucleoside phosphorylase: MLGIIGGTSLLYADLPELEKKVVPTPFGPAEVLFGDIVILMRHQFNTPPHRINFPACLSSLKLSGVNRIVAFGSVGSLNRSIGPGSVVLPDDYLSMSKIPTIFNSSIGHASPSIDAEIHDELSYIVPEAVKKGTYVQTDGPRLETRAEIMALKDLGDVVGMTISSEATIANELSIPFAAVCMVDNFCHGLGAEELSYEYILEKSRSNKETTEKILENIIERLG; this comes from the coding sequence ATGCTTGGAATAATTGGAGGCACAAGCCTGTTATATGCCGATCTGCCCGAACTGGAGAAGAAGGTGGTGCCGACACCGTTCGGCCCCGCCGAGGTGCTTTTCGGGGATATCGTCATCCTCATGAGGCACCAGTTCAACACCCCGCCGCACAGGATCAATTTTCCTGCCTGCCTTTCCTCACTTAAACTATCGGGGGTGAACCGGATAGTCGCATTCGGATCGGTGGGCTCGCTCAACAGGTCAATCGGACCGGGAAGCGTGGTCCTGCCCGATGATTATCTTTCGATGTCGAAGATTCCGACGATCTTTAACAGCTCGATCGGGCATGCCTCGCCGTCAATCGATGCCGAGATCCACGACGAACTGTCTTATATCGTCCCCGAAGCTGTCAAGAAAGGGACATACGTCCAGACCGACGGTCCGAGGCTCGAGACGAGGGCGGAGATAATGGCTCTCAAGGATCTCGGCGATGTCGTGGGGATGACGATTTCAAGCGAGGCGACAATTGCAAACGAGCTCTCGATACCCTTTGCCGCGGTATGCATGGTGGATAACTTCTGCCACGGCCTCGGTGCGGAGGAGCTGAGCTACGAATACATACTCGAAAAATCGAGAAGCAACAAGGAAACGACCGAGAAGATACTCGAAAATATTATTGAGAGACTTGGTTGA
- a CDS encoding HepT-like ribonuclease domain-containing protein — translation MREALKQLFEINPQYKEWITNPSRIISFRNRLIHGYASISDEVVWGVIEKDLPLLKSEIKTLLERQK, via the coding sequence ATAAGAGAGGCATTAAAGCAGCTTTTTGAAATAAACCCTCAATATAAAGAATGGATTACGAACCCCTCCAGAATCATATCTTTTAGAAACCGGCTTATTCACGGATATGCGAGCATCTCCGACGAGGTCGTATGGGGGGTTATAGAAAAGGATTTGCCCCTTCTCAAATCAGAAATAAAAACACTTCTTGAAAGACAAAAATAA
- a CDS encoding inorganic phosphate transporter, which yields MDMIIIFAGIILALLFNFVNGLNDAANSIATVIATRALTPLQAVGMAAIFNMIGPFLFSTAIAKTIGKGIIDSSLLTPYLVFAAMFGAVLWVFVSSVFGIPVSSSHALVGGIVGAGIAMGGVTVILWPELSTVYLLVLYTLAGTLLITIVFSALLVAVGEDWRRYLAFTILSGIAVTIPALIISGLLEISGILAIVVFIVVSPMLGFIAAFLLGILMMRHLRNSNPAKVNRNLRPLQIMAGAWQSVGHGANDAQNAMGMITAMLFAAGMISVFEVPLWVIISSCLAISIGTMLGGWRVIDKMAHKITKIRPYQGFSSAVAGGAVLSLMTSFGVPVSTTHAISGSIMGAGSTRGYSSAVRWNNVREIVMAWFITIPASAFVSGIVYLIISIYI from the coding sequence ATGGATATGATTATTATTTTTGCCGGAATCATCCTCGCCCTGCTGTTCAACTTCGTGAACGGGCTGAATGATGCGGCAAATTCAATAGCAACGGTGATTGCCACAAGGGCCCTGACGCCTCTTCAGGCGGTGGGAATGGCGGCAATCTTCAATATGATCGGGCCGTTTTTGTTCTCGACCGCGATTGCAAAAACTATCGGTAAAGGAATTATCGACTCTTCTCTTCTTACACCATATCTTGTTTTCGCTGCCATGTTCGGAGCAGTTTTGTGGGTTTTTGTCTCTTCTGTCTTTGGTATTCCTGTATCGAGCAGCCATGCCCTTGTAGGGGGCATCGTCGGTGCCGGTATAGCGATGGGAGGAGTTACTGTCATATTGTGGCCCGAATTATCCACGGTCTACCTGCTTGTATTATACACGCTGGCCGGAACTCTTCTCATAACGATAGTCTTCTCGGCATTGCTTGTAGCTGTAGGTGAGGATTGGCGGCGTTATCTGGCATTTACCATTCTTTCAGGTATTGCAGTGACGATTCCTGCATTGATTATCTCGGGCCTTCTTGAGATAAGCGGGATTCTTGCGATCGTGGTATTCATCGTGGTGTCCCCGATGCTCGGGTTCATCGCGGCTTTCCTCCTGGGAATACTGATGATGAGGCACCTCCGCAACTCAAACCCGGCGAAGGTCAACCGCAATTTAAGACCGCTCCAGATAATGGCGGGGGCATGGCAATCGGTTGGTCACGGTGCGAACGATGCTCAGAACGCGATGGGAATGATCACCGCGATGCTCTTTGCGGCAGGCATGATCTCGGTCTTCGAGGTTCCTCTCTGGGTTATAATATCTTCATGTCTTGCAATTTCCATCGGAACAATGCTCGGGGGCTGGAGGGTCATAGATAAGATGGCCCACAAGATTACGAAGATAAGACCATACCAGGGTTTCTCGTCGGCGGTTGCGGGCGGTGCTGTCCTGTCGCTGATGACTTCTTTCGGTGTTCCTGTCTCGACGACTCATGCGATCAGCGGATCGATCATGGGTGCGGGTTCGACAAGAGGCTATTCGTCCGCGGTCCGCTGGAATAATGTGAGAGAGATCGTAATGGCATGGTTCATAACGATCCCTGCATCGGCCTTCGTCTCCGGGATCGTCTACCTGATTATCAGCATATACATCTGA
- a CDS encoding pentapeptide repeat-containing protein: MHERTLLKVTIILLIFLIISAIGNVLFFIEYNSREVCSCNTTSDDTEEVEIVLKEMSYMDYSGVMLEGADLSDANAYKAVFQGTDLRNADLHGGIFSLADFTGADLTDADLVGAAFDYADLSGAVLIGADMRYADLRGADLSGADLTDALIEGTDLRWVTGNYTI; this comes from the coding sequence ATGCATGAGCGGACCCTTTTAAAAGTTACAATAATCCTCTTAATATTCCTGATAATATCCGCGATAGGAAACGTATTGTTCTTCATCGAATACAACTCCCGGGAAGTGTGCAGCTGTAACACAACTTCCGACGATACCGAAGAGGTTGAGATAGTCCTAAAAGAGATGTCCTATATGGATTACAGCGGTGTCATGCTCGAAGGCGCCGATCTTTCTGATGCAAATGCATACAAAGCGGTCTTCCAGGGGACCGATCTCAGGAATGCAGACCTTCACGGCGGTATATTCTCGCTTGCAGACTTCACGGGAGCTGACCTTACCGATGCTGATCTCGTAGGCGCCGCATTCGACTATGCAGATCTTTCGGGGGCAGTCTTAATCGGTGCCGATATGCGGTACGCAGACCTGAGAGGAGCGGACCTTTCCGGTGCAGACCTCACGGATGCATTGATCGAGGGCACTGACCTTAGGTGGGTAACAGGGAATTATACGATCTGA
- a CDS encoding sensor histidine kinase, producing MKNREERVREEKNIEFLNEHQKAKTRFLKNISIVFILTFIFMSAYELSKQAIFPGITIWTSHIVTIIVTTILAVIIASIPLLRTERLILQLDRKQNEIERMETSILKSNKKLNMLSSITRHDMLNLLTVITAYTEMIADADAVRKNPENNSYVQKIQRSVRSLNNVVISTRDYQDIGVNAPAWIDVRETFRKVYLSNSWFHQLRAIDPEEEIEIYADSMFERVLYNLMDNTMRHATGASAISLSFSREDETGCLFFRDDGPGIPEDEKEKIFNHSYGKNSGLGLFLVREILGITDITISENGVPGEGACFRITIPPDRWRFTGAD from the coding sequence ATGAAAAACCGGGAAGAAAGGGTGCGTGAAGAGAAAAATATAGAATTCTTAAATGAGCACCAGAAGGCCAAAACACGGTTTTTGAAGAATATCTCGATTGTTTTCATCCTGACTTTCATATTCATGTCGGCTTACGAATTATCCAAGCAGGCAATATTCCCCGGCATCACAATCTGGACATCCCATATAGTAACAATAATCGTCACCACGATCCTGGCTGTAATAATCGCATCCATACCGCTGTTAAGAACGGAAAGGCTGATCCTCCAGCTCGACCGGAAACAGAACGAGATCGAAAGGATGGAGACGTCGATACTCAAATCCAATAAAAAGCTCAATATGCTCTCAAGCATTACGAGACACGACATGCTGAACCTGCTGACTGTCATTACGGCCTATACGGAGATGATTGCTGATGCGGATGCTGTCCGGAAGAATCCCGAGAATAACAGTTATGTTCAGAAGATCCAGAGATCGGTGCGCAGCCTGAACAACGTCGTAATAAGCACGAGGGATTACCAGGACATCGGGGTAAACGCTCCTGCATGGATCGACGTTAGGGAGACCTTCCGGAAGGTTTACCTGAGCAATTCCTGGTTTCATCAGCTAAGGGCAATAGATCCTGAAGAGGAGATCGAGATCTACGCAGACTCGATGTTTGAAAGAGTGCTTTACAACCTGATGGACAACACTATGAGGCATGCAACAGGTGCGTCCGCCATCAGCCTGTCTTTCTCCCGGGAAGACGAAACAGGCTGCCTGTTCTTCCGTGACGACGGCCCAGGCATTCCTGAAGATGAAAAAGAGAAGATATTCAATCACTCATACGGAAAAAATTCAGGACTGGGACTTTTCCTAGTCAGGGAGATCCTGGGAATTACCGATATCACTATCAGCGAGAACGGGGTTCCGGGCGAAGGCGCCTGTTTCAGGATAACGATTCCACCGGACAGGTGGAGATTTACCGGAGCGGATTAA
- a CDS encoding serine/threonine-protein kinase — protein sequence MNKDRFLTGTLPALLILIMLSIVFIPVQAAYGSQSSMNDHSMGMGHDDENESYEMPGMSAAGSGSGIQAILPLIYGLFAVVIVLVLVILYVVFIRRRHEKPGDEEACPATPDENYSCGIAGGNEKVFAADFPAELNEKYSDPVLIGKGGLSSVYSAKSKETSETVAVKIPTKRDERSGKVFLQEVKIWEELAHPNIVSLKSVNVFPVPYVEMEYVPDSLETIEKPVDRDVAIQVAVGVLRGLSYAHKKGIIHCDIKPANILIDDDFTPKITDWGVGRSKTGGGTEFHGYTPAFAAPEQVSPGVPGCTERTDIFQVGMLIIRMVCGKTAFDINFGKDSNTYLQDCIKDERLGAVVLKCIRKDPGERYGSAEELLSELLSISGNTVLN from the coding sequence GGAACGTTGCCGGCTTTGCTAATATTGATCATGCTTTCCATAGTTTTTATTCCGGTTCAGGCAGCTTACGGCAGCCAGTCGTCGATGAATGATCACTCTATGGGAATGGGTCATGACGATGAGAATGAGTCATATGAAATGCCGGGGATGTCTGCAGCAGGTTCCGGTTCAGGCATTCAGGCAATACTGCCGTTAATCTACGGTCTCTTTGCGGTTGTGATCGTTCTTGTCCTCGTTATCCTCTATGTTGTTTTCATAAGACGCAGGCATGAAAAGCCCGGCGATGAAGAGGCATGCCCCGCAACTCCAGATGAGAATTATTCCTGCGGAATTGCCGGGGGGAATGAAAAAGTTTTTGCGGCTGATTTCCCCGCAGAACTTAATGAAAAGTATTCTGACCCTGTTCTTATAGGAAAGGGCGGGTTGTCGTCCGTCTACTCCGCGAAGTCGAAGGAGACGAGTGAGACGGTGGCTGTAAAGATCCCCACGAAGAGAGACGAGAGATCCGGCAAAGTGTTCCTCCAGGAGGTAAAGATCTGGGAGGAGCTCGCCCACCCGAATATTGTCTCCCTGAAATCTGTCAATGTCTTTCCTGTCCCCTATGTCGAGATGGAATATGTCCCCGATTCACTTGAGACGATAGAAAAACCGGTGGACAGAGATGTAGCGATCCAGGTTGCAGTCGGAGTTTTAAGGGGTCTCTCCTACGCCCATAAAAAAGGAATAATCCACTGCGATATAAAACCGGCCAATATCCTGATCGATGATGATTTCACCCCGAAGATTACCGACTGGGGGGTGGGGAGATCCAAAACTGGAGGCGGAACAGAATTTCACGGTTATACTCCTGCTTTTGCCGCACCTGAACAGGTTTCTCCCGGGGTTCCCGGCTGCACGGAAAGGACCGACATATTCCAGGTAGGGATGCTTATAATACGGATGGTCTGCGGGAAGACGGCCTTTGATATAAATTTCGGGAAGGACTCGAATACTTACCTTCAGGACTGCATAAAGGATGAAAGGCTCGGTGCTGTGGTTTTAAAATGCATCAGGAAAGATCCCGGGGAAAGATACGGCAGTGCAGAGGAGCTTTTATCTGAATTGTTGTCTATCTCAGGGAATACGGTCCTGAACTGA
- a CDS encoding diacylglycerol/polyprenol kinase family protein produces the protein MKEIYRQFAHMLFGLVIAGFIYYVQFINEAYATLTLIAVVFVGVLIADAVDRGIKVPLFSFLIEKLERKDTFPGKGTIYFFIATLFCLAFFGSTITIIAIVMLSVLDSATTIAGINFGRRKIFGKKTLEGTLCGIGAGFVIMLFFTGPLNAIILATAAGVTELVSPVDDNLTIPVVTGVLLWLLAGVMIL, from the coding sequence GTGAAAGAGATCTACAGGCAGTTTGCGCATATGCTCTTCGGCCTTGTCATTGCCGGGTTTATATACTATGTTCAGTTCATCAACGAAGCTTATGCAACATTGACATTAATCGCCGTAGTATTCGTCGGGGTCCTTATCGCCGATGCTGTGGACCGGGGGATAAAAGTCCCGCTGTTTTCCTTCCTCATCGAAAAACTCGAGCGAAAAGATACCTTCCCGGGAAAAGGCACGATATATTTCTTTATCGCGACTCTGTTCTGCCTCGCATTCTTCGGGAGTACAATCACGATCATCGCCATAGTGATGCTCTCGGTTCTCGACAGCGCTACAACGATTGCCGGGATAAACTTCGGGAGAAGAAAGATCTTCGGGAAAAAGACACTCGAAGGAACGCTCTGCGGGATCGGCGCAGGTTTTGTAATCATGCTGTTCTTTACCGGACCGCTGAATGCAATAATACTGGCGACAGCCGCGGGAGTAACGGAGCTTGTGTCTCCGGTCGACGACAACCTGACGATTCCGGTAGTAACCGGAGTTCTGCTCTGGCTTTTGGCAGGGGTCATGATCCTGTAG